The following proteins are encoded in a genomic region of Cherax quadricarinatus isolate ZL_2023a chromosome 5, ASM3850222v1, whole genome shotgun sequence:
- the LOC138855407 gene encoding uncharacterized protein, which yields MEKGDSIYSKYLEALVKRRLSIRKQRSLVIEKGGVQRNERLLQLDNEWARVDALWKKAIETGNTPGSVVAQLGGESASVGTSQCGGAGTSAPINDDERATTSHDVSDTHNSEDETPEVITYIQNFRGRHTVRKYSVPSSYNRELRMYLHVYRDYFIEQMRDMYDRSPLAMSLRIHPIIVIRTLRQNISGDDQNGQFVINLAFELVSEEEISEVFDRWVGTILERYESELQDQEGSGWIIDQIESFSIEYVKVEFRVQVGSYVAYPEKLRGKKYVFNPEINDGLCVLRAFAAYQCHKKNMPWNHIRRAVNTKRGCLNHAKSSIDDFPITRDKLGILEKENKVSLYVYQLRKDQDRTFMAMCRKGNKKYKDIMCALLLNERHLVLIKDFDGYVRTIMTEKGVKKHCHSCLMKLNTQEELDIHEDGCKINQILVFLRKEQQYTLKILVIHIPTNISVYLISNVH from the exons ATGGAGAAAG GGGATAGCATATATTCGAAATACTTGGAAGCATTGGTGAAGAGAAGATTATCGATTAGAAAGCAGCGTTCGTTGGTAATCGAGAAAGGCGGTGTACAACGCAATGAAAGGTTATTGCAATTGGATAATGAGTGGGCACGTGTAGATGCTTTATGGAAGAAGGCTATAGAAACAG gaaatacacctggtagtgttgtcgcccagcttggtggtgagagtgctaGTGTTGGTACCTCACAATGCGGAGGTGCGGGTACTTCTGCCCCCATTAATGatgatgagagagcaactacctcgCATGACGTGTCTGACACGCATAATAGTGAAGATGAGACCCCAGAAGTTATTACATATATCCAGAATTTTAGAGGTAgacatacagtgaggaaatatagtgttccttcatcttataacagagagttaagaatgtatttacatgtttatagggattattttatagaacagatgcgagatatgtatgatagatcgcctctagcaatgtcgctcagaatccacccaattatagttataaggacattacgtcaaaacatatcgggtgatgatcaaaatggacaatttgtgataaatttagcgtttgagttagtaagtgaagaggaaatctCTGAAGTATTTGATCGATGGGTGGGAACGATATTAGAAAGATACGAGTCAGAGTTGCAAGATCAGGAAGGATCTGGCTGGATCATAGATCAAATCGAATCTTTCAGTATCGAATATGTTAAAGTAGAATTCAGAGTGCAAGTGGGGTCATATGTGGCATATCCCGAGAAACTGCGAGGGAAGAAATATGTATTTAATCCAGAGATTAATGATGGCTTATGTGTACTGCGTGCTTTTGCAGCCTATCAATGTCATAAAAAGAACATGCCATGGAATCATATTCGCAGAGCAGTTAATACTAAGAGAGGTTGTCTTAATCATGCAAAATCTTCTATAGATGATTTCCCCATTACGCGTGATAAGTTAGGTATattagagaaggaaaataaagtgtCATTATATGTTTATCAATTAAGAAAGGATCAAGATAGGACATTTATGGCTATGTGTCgtaaggggaataagaaatataaggaCATTATGTGCGCGTTATTGTTGAATGAAAGACATTTGGTTTTAATCAAAGATTTTGACGGGTATGTTAGAACGATAATGACAGAAAAAGGTGTAAAGAAGCACTGTCATAGTTGTTTGATGAAGTTGAATACACAGGAAGAGTTAGATATCCACGAAGATGGATGTAAAATCAATCAGATTCTCGTATTCCTccggaaggaacaacagtacactttGAAAATTTTAGTCATACACATTCCAACGAATATATCGGTGTATTTGATTTCGAATGTGCATTAG